The following coding sequences lie in one Apium graveolens cultivar Ventura chromosome 3, ASM990537v1, whole genome shotgun sequence genomic window:
- the LOC141710687 gene encoding kunitz trypsin inhibitor 5-like, translated as MKILVFFLSFLVLASYSLGAEPVRDTDGDYLWTSSRYYIWPEVSQGPAGPLTLNPTRNQNCSLDVVQELANDDVGVPFAFTPVLYPKGVIREETDMNIKFTAETLCNETVVWTVKHESNNKYFVRSGGVEGNPGPETARNWFKIIKYMDGYKLLHCPSVCIKCEAICRDVGIVKDDYTPYLGLSEFPVKVVFKRA; from the coding sequence ATGAAGATACTTGTGTTCTTTCTTTCCTTCCTTGTATTAGCCTCGTATTCACTTGGCGCAGAGCCTGTTAGGGACACCGACGGAGACTATCTCTGGACAAGTTCTAGATATTACATATGGCCAGAGGTCTCACAGGGTCCTGCTGGTCCTCTCACATTAAATCCTACTAGGAACCAAAATTGCTCGCTTGATGTCGTTCAAGAGTTAGCTAATGATGATGTAGGCGTTCCATTTGCTTTTACACCAGTATTATACCCGAAAGGTGTAATACGTGAAGAAACTGATATGAACATCAAGTTTACAGCAGAAACACTTTGTAATGAGACGGTTGTTTGGACTGTCAAGCATGAATCAAATAACAAATATTTCGTGAGAAGTGGTGGTGTTGAAGGCAATCCTGGTCCGGAAACTGCAAGAAATTggtttaaaattataaaatacatgGATGGTTACAAGCTTCTTCATTGTCCTTCAGTGTGCATAAAATGTGAAGCTATATGCAGAGACGTTGGCATTGTTAAGGATGATTATACGCCATATCTAGGATTAAGTGAATTTCCCGTCAAGGTTGTGTTTAAGAGGGCCTAA
- the LOC141714159 gene encoding kunitz trypsin inhibitor 5-like yields MKILLPFLFILLAFCLVQAENLQPVLDMSHKELQTGTEYFILPYNVSYGGGLSLAATRGKTCPLEVVLHVERYDDQIPVTFHPANTKDGVVLESTDLNIKFKTKTNCVKSTIMKVDNYDRSRKRYYLTVGGVEGNPGYKTIKNWFKIEKYNDNYKLMYCPTICEFCKVVCKNVGAYDDVYDDTIPYSVFALKAEPQMVMFRKA; encoded by the coding sequence ATGAAGATATTATTGCCATTTCTTTTCATTTTACTAGCCTTTTGTTTAGTGCAGGCAGAGAACCTTCAGCCGGTCCTGGACATGTCACACAAGGAGCTCCAAACGGGTACAGAGTACTTTATACTTCCGTATAATGTTTCGTATGGTGGAGGATTAAGCCTTGCTGCCACTAGAGGTAAAACTTGCCCCCTTGAAGTTGTGCTACATGTCGAAAGGTATGACGACCAAATACCAGTGACATTTCATCCAGCAAACACCAAGGATGGCGTGGTGCTTGAATCAACCGATTTGAACATCAAGTTTAAGACCAAAACAAACTGCGTGAAATCTACAATCATGAAGGTGGACAACTATGACAGGTCGCGAAAACGATATTATCTGACAGTTGGGGGAGTGGAGGGAAATCCTGGTTATAAGACCATAAAAAACTGGTTTAAGATTGAAAAATATAATGACAACTATAAGCTAATGTATTGTCCTACGATATGTGAATTTTGCAAAGTAGTTTGCAAAAACGTTGGCGCTTATGATGACGTTTACGATGATACCATTCCATATTCAGTTTTTGCACTAAAAGCTGAACCACAAATGGTTATGTTCAGAAAGGCGTAA